A region from the Streptosporangium sp. NBC_01756 genome encodes:
- a CDS encoding HAD family hydrolase: MQRLALFDLDNTLIDLDAAFLLWAHEFAEEHRLSRKAVDHLVKLNRNGLPHRELFFTKVRERFKLSVPATELWAAYRRRMPHLVACRPEVIAALTELRASGWRVGIVTNGTADNQLGKIQRTGLADAVDGYALSGIEGIRKPDVGLFEIAAKRCGMSLTDGGWMVGDHPVADIGGGHAAGLHTIWINRGSRPDHEYSSDHTVTDVMHAMDILRNTGE, encoded by the coding sequence GTGCAGCGATTGGCGCTCTTCGACCTGGACAACACGCTCATCGATCTGGATGCCGCTTTCCTGTTGTGGGCTCATGAGTTCGCGGAAGAGCATCGACTCAGCCGGAAGGCCGTCGACCACCTGGTCAAGCTGAACCGCAACGGCCTGCCCCACCGCGAGCTGTTCTTCACCAAAGTGCGCGAGCGGTTCAAGCTGTCCGTTCCGGCAACGGAGCTGTGGGCCGCGTATCGCCGGCGGATGCCGCACCTTGTCGCGTGTCGTCCCGAGGTCATCGCCGCACTGACAGAGCTACGCGCGTCCGGATGGCGGGTCGGGATCGTCACCAACGGGACAGCGGACAACCAGCTCGGCAAGATCCAGCGGACGGGCCTGGCCGATGCCGTCGACGGCTACGCACTCTCGGGCATCGAGGGCATCCGCAAACCCGACGTCGGCCTGTTCGAGATCGCCGCCAAGCGATGCGGTATGAGTCTCACCGACGGGGGCTGGATGGTCGGCGACCACCCCGTCGCGGACATCGGCGGAGGACACGCGGCCGGCCTGCACACGATCTGGATCAACCGCGGCAGCCGGCCCGATCATGAGTACTCCTCGGATCACACGGTCACCGATGTCATGCACGCCATGGACATCTTGCGCAACACCGGCGAATGA
- a CDS encoding VOC family protein has protein sequence MSARRIVPNIHSEALEESSKFYGMLGLEEVMNHGWIVTLASPSAPTAQVSIMTGDKTAPVTPDMSIEVDDVDAAYAAMCAGGAEIVHPLQDEEWGVRRFFVRDPNGRVVNVLGHR, from the coding sequence ATGTCCGCCCGTCGGATCGTCCCCAACATCCACTCTGAAGCCCTGGAAGAAAGCTCGAAGTTCTACGGCATGCTGGGCTTGGAGGAGGTCATGAATCACGGCTGGATCGTGACCCTCGCCTCCCCGTCCGCTCCCACGGCGCAGGTCAGCATCATGACCGGTGACAAGACGGCACCCGTCACCCCGGACATGAGCATCGAGGTGGATGATGTGGACGCCGCCTATGCGGCCATGTGTGCCGGCGGTGCCGAGATCGTGCATCCGTTGCAGGACGAGGAGTGGGGCGTCCGCCGGTTCTTCGTCCGCGACCCGAACGGCCGCGTGGTCAACGTCCTGGGGCACCGATGA
- a CDS encoding helix-turn-helix domain-containing protein: MTNERLRAALLERGASVAELAEAIAVDPKTVERWITKDRTPYRKHRYAVASFLKTDEKYLWPEALTPQQVAAASESEIVTVHPHRWAVPRDAWGHLFTQAEREIGVLVYSGIFIAQDTGIMRTFAEKAKAGVRVRILLGDPDALEVAQSGADEGAGEGMAAQTRMALTLYRPLRRIDGIEIRLHHTILYNSIYRGDDQLLVNTHIYGKFAADAPVIHLRKVLGGDMVSTYLESFENVWAGATPLGS; this comes from the coding sequence ATGACGAACGAGCGACTGCGCGCGGCCCTTCTCGAACGCGGGGCATCGGTGGCCGAACTGGCCGAAGCGATTGCGGTCGATCCGAAAACGGTCGAGCGGTGGATCACCAAGGACCGCACGCCGTACCGAAAGCACCGGTACGCAGTGGCTTCGTTCCTGAAAACGGACGAGAAGTACCTGTGGCCCGAGGCACTGACGCCTCAGCAGGTGGCAGCCGCGTCCGAGAGCGAGATCGTCACCGTCCACCCGCATCGCTGGGCCGTCCCCAGGGACGCCTGGGGACATCTGTTCACACAAGCCGAACGAGAGATCGGCGTGCTGGTTTACAGCGGCATCTTCATCGCTCAGGACACCGGCATCATGCGGACGTTCGCAGAGAAGGCCAAGGCCGGTGTACGGGTGCGCATCCTGCTCGGCGACCCGGACGCGCTTGAGGTCGCCCAGAGCGGGGCCGACGAAGGTGCCGGTGAGGGCATGGCCGCACAGACCCGAATGGCCTTGACGCTCTACCGCCCGCTGCGGCGGATCGACGGTATCGAGATACGGCTGCACCACACGATTCTGTACAACTCCATCTACCGCGGAGACGACCAGCTTCTCGTCAACACCCACATCTACGGCAAGTTCGCCGCTGACGCTCCGGTCATCCACCTGCGTAAGGTACTGGGTGGGGACATGGTCTCGACCTACCTGGAGAGTTTCGAAAACGTCTGGGCCGGCGCGACCCCCCTTGGGTCCTGA
- a CDS encoding DNA alkylation repair protein, with the protein MAETMVAEVMAELAELEDPKAREVNEKHGDDHGVNLSKLRALAKRLKTQQELACRLWETDDTAARLLAILICRPKAFERDELDVMVREARTPKVHDWLVNYVVKKNPHSEELRLAWAADPDPVVASAGWALTTERVPKKPEGLDLAGLLDVIEAEMKDAPDRLQWAMNHCLAQIGIEHAEYRARAIDIGERLEVLKDYPTSPGCTSPFAPIWITEMVRRQHDE; encoded by the coding sequence GTGGCCGAGACGATGGTGGCCGAGGTGATGGCCGAACTGGCCGAGCTGGAGGACCCGAAGGCACGCGAGGTGAACGAGAAACACGGTGACGATCACGGTGTGAACCTCAGCAAGCTGCGCGCGCTCGCGAAGCGGCTGAAAACGCAGCAGGAACTCGCATGCCGGCTCTGGGAGACGGATGACACCGCGGCGAGACTGCTGGCGATCCTGATCTGCCGCCCGAAGGCGTTCGAGCGTGACGAGTTGGACGTCATGGTGCGTGAGGCGCGCACACCCAAGGTGCACGACTGGCTCGTGAACTACGTGGTGAAGAAGAACCCGCACTCCGAAGAGCTGCGCCTGGCCTGGGCCGCCGACCCGGATCCGGTGGTCGCGAGTGCCGGCTGGGCGCTGACCACCGAACGTGTGCCGAAGAAGCCCGAGGGCCTCGACCTCGCAGGACTGCTCGACGTCATCGAGGCGGAGATGAAAGACGCCCCGGATCGCCTGCAGTGGGCGATGAACCACTGCCTGGCTCAGATCGGGATCGAGCACGCCGAGTATCGTGCCCGGGCAATCGACATCGGTGAGCGCCTGGAGGTGCTCAAGGACTACCCGACTTCCCCGGGCTGCACGTCTCCGTTCGCGCCCATCTGGATCACCGAGATGGTGCGCCGACAGCACGATGAGTAG
- a CDS encoding VOC family protein: protein MTDTQPIQAQPTQTEIPADIADVPAGLTGPPVRPGALLLELVPVPVTDIDRAKAFYADRLGFHVDVDVRPSDGVRIVQLTPPGSACSITLTEGIPSLDMPVGTLRGLHLVVSDIEEARAALLERGADVGPVEDLGGVYYAHFADPDGNTWTLQHMPWRV, encoded by the coding sequence ATGACCGACACCCAGCCCATTCAGGCCCAGCCCACGCAGACTGAAATCCCGGCCGACATCGCCGATGTCCCGGCCGGCCTCACCGGACCGCCCGTCCGTCCCGGCGCGCTTCTCCTCGAGCTCGTCCCGGTGCCCGTCACGGACATCGACCGGGCCAAGGCCTTCTATGCCGACCGCCTCGGCTTCCACGTGGACGTCGACGTGCGGCCCTCGGACGGGGTTCGAATCGTCCAGCTCACCCCGCCGGGCTCGGCCTGCTCGATCACCCTGACCGAGGGCATCCCGTCCCTCGACATGCCGGTCGGCACGTTGCGCGGCCTGCACCTGGTAGTGAGTGACATCGAGGAGGCCCGTGCGGCGCTTCTCGAACGCGGCGCGGACGTGGGTCCGGTCGAAGACCTGGGCGGTGTCTACTACGCTCACTTCGCCGACCCGGACGGCAACACCTGGACTCTCCAGCACATGCCCTGGCGCGTCTGA
- a CDS encoding SRPBCC family protein, with product MMSRQEQTEGLTVRALSDTDLVLTRTFAASRRLVFDAFTRPELLRRWHGARGWHLVVCEIDLRPGGAWRFVSRGPDGAEMGYGGVFHEVDAPGRLVQSEVHDGWDAGGAIVTTVFDERDGRTAMTTTVRYPSREVRDSVLRTPMKRGAGEAYDRLAEMLTETTLEGELQ from the coding sequence ATGATGTCGCGGCAGGAGCAGACCGAAGGTCTGACGGTACGGGCACTGTCCGACACCGACCTCGTACTCACCAGGACGTTCGCCGCATCCCGCCGGCTCGTCTTCGACGCGTTCACCCGGCCCGAGCTGCTCCGGCGATGGCACGGCGCGCGCGGCTGGCACCTCGTCGTCTGTGAGATCGACCTGCGTCCGGGCGGTGCCTGGCGCTTCGTGTCGCGCGGGCCGGACGGTGCCGAGATGGGCTACGGCGGGGTGTTCCACGAGGTCGACGCGCCCGGCCGGCTGGTCCAGAGTGAGGTCCATGACGGCTGGGACGCAGGTGGGGCCATCGTCACCACCGTCTTCGACGAGCGGGACGGCCGGACCGCGATGACCACCACGGTGCGCTACCCCTCGCGGGAGGTCCGCGACAGCGTGCTCCGTACCCCCATGAAACGCGGCGCGGGCGAGGCGTACGACCGTCTCGCCGAGATGCTCACAGAGACGACCTTGGAAGGCGAGCTGCAATGA
- a CDS encoding ArsR/SmtB family transcription factor, whose translation MAADVLDATFAALADPTRRAILARLMEGDATVTELAAPFAMSQPGISKHLRVLERAGLISRGRDAQRRPRRLEAGPLKDAMDWLADYRSYWEESYQRLDDLLGELEPGGPNAAGRESP comes from the coding sequence ATGGCTGCCGACGTTCTCGACGCAACGTTCGCCGCGCTGGCCGACCCGACCCGGCGAGCGATTCTGGCCCGGCTGATGGAGGGCGATGCCACGGTGACCGAATTGGCCGCGCCGTTTGCGATGAGCCAACCGGGCATCTCCAAGCACCTGCGGGTGCTGGAGCGGGCCGGACTGATCTCCCGTGGACGCGACGCGCAGCGCAGACCCCGCCGGTTGGAGGCCGGCCCGCTCAAGGACGCCATGGATTGGCTGGCGGACTACCGCTCCTACTGGGAGGAGAGCTATCAGAGGCTGGACGACCTGCTCGGCGAACTCGAGCCCGGCGGACCGAACGCCGCCGGACGGGAGAGCCCATGA
- a CDS encoding quinone oxidoreductase family protein, with the protein MRAVGFDENGGPEVLRSVAVPAPQAGPGEILVQVAYAGVNYAEVQHRLGDFGPPDLLDIPGMEVSGHVAALGEGVSGFVVGDPVAAYLPDGGGYAEFAVAPAHFVFSLRTPMGEIDLRTAGGAALVLPTAYGILAEAVRLRPGDTVLIHAAAGGVGSVAAQIARALGAGAVYGTVGNDDKAVYAKRFGYDAVFQRDGFPDAVRDTTGGRGVDVVLDPIGGPTRIASLEVLAPFGRIAVYGEAARHPDLNLPVLPLWKHNRALTGYNIGDVSRRAPDLLRAHALAALELVASGAVRIDVTDVLPLAAAAQAHERMQAGRNQGKTLLRT; encoded by the coding sequence ATGCGGGCAGTCGGATTCGACGAGAACGGCGGGCCGGAAGTCCTGCGGAGCGTAGCGGTGCCGGCCCCGCAAGCAGGTCCGGGAGAGATTCTGGTCCAGGTGGCCTACGCGGGAGTGAACTACGCCGAGGTACAGCACCGCCTCGGCGACTTCGGCCCGCCGGACCTGCTCGACATCCCGGGCATGGAAGTCTCTGGGCATGTCGCCGCGCTTGGCGAGGGCGTCAGCGGATTCGTCGTCGGGGATCCCGTCGCCGCGTACCTGCCCGACGGCGGAGGCTACGCCGAGTTCGCCGTCGCCCCGGCCCACTTCGTCTTTTCGCTGCGCACCCCTATGGGCGAGATCGACCTGCGGACCGCCGGCGGGGCGGCACTCGTGCTGCCCACGGCGTACGGAATCCTCGCCGAGGCGGTACGGCTCCGCCCCGGCGACACCGTCCTGATCCATGCGGCGGCCGGCGGCGTGGGCTCCGTCGCCGCCCAGATCGCGCGTGCCCTAGGCGCAGGCGCCGTATACGGCACCGTCGGCAACGACGACAAGGCCGTCTACGCCAAGCGCTTCGGCTACGACGCGGTCTTCCAGCGCGACGGTTTCCCCGACGCGGTGCGCGACACGACCGGCGGGCGGGGCGTGGACGTGGTCCTCGACCCGATAGGCGGCCCCACGCGAATCGCCAGTCTGGAGGTCCTCGCTCCCTTCGGCCGCATCGCCGTCTACGGTGAAGCCGCCCGCCACCCTGACCTGAACCTGCCGGTCCTCCCCCTGTGGAAGCACAATCGAGCTCTGACCGGCTACAACATCGGCGATGTCAGCCGCCGCGCTCCCGACCTCCTGCGCGCCCATGCTCTGGCGGCTCTGGAACTCGTTGCCTCGGGAGCCGTACGCATCGACGTCACCGACGTCCTTCCGCTGGCCGCCGCGGCACAGGCACACGAGCGGATGCAGGCAGGACGCAACCAGGGAAAGACCCTGCTGCGAACGTAG
- a CDS encoding S1C family serine protease — protein MERVPQEADAAEAQGAVAGRTRRFVVGGGALVVVALLAYWLGSSGGNGEEAAPRPSATPTPGATLTVPDVFKRVGPSVVVIQVGKSLGTGVIAAEDGTILTAHHVVEGTSGRGTSNRSSSNRGSSNRGSSNEGAEDVTVTFADGTKTKAVVTSSNPKRDVATLKPAKLPEIVVPATLGGAATVGAPVVAIGNPLGLAYSVSTGVVSGLNRTADRTAEDGDLNGLIQFDASVNPGSSGGPLLDARGLVIGIVVSIADPGGDEAFAGIAFAVPIGAALGGSDGDGPPGDGPQI, from the coding sequence ATGGAGCGCGTGCCGCAGGAGGCCGATGCGGCCGAGGCTCAAGGAGCCGTGGCCGGGCGGACCCGGCGGTTCGTCGTCGGGGGTGGCGCACTTGTCGTCGTGGCGCTGCTTGCGTACTGGCTGGGAAGCAGCGGTGGGAACGGCGAAGAGGCCGCGCCCAGGCCGAGCGCGACGCCGACGCCCGGTGCGACGCTCACGGTGCCCGACGTCTTCAAGAGGGTCGGGCCGTCGGTGGTGGTCATCCAGGTCGGGAAGTCGCTCGGCACCGGGGTGATCGCGGCCGAGGACGGGACGATTCTGACGGCGCACCACGTCGTCGAAGGCACATCGGGCAGAGGCACATCGAACAGAAGCTCGTCGAACAGAGGCTCGTCGAACAGAGGCTCGTCGAACGAAGGTGCTGAGGACGTCACCGTGACGTTCGCCGACGGTACCAAGACGAAGGCCGTTGTCACGTCGTCGAATCCCAAACGCGACGTCGCGACCCTCAAGCCCGCGAAGCTGCCGGAGATCGTCGTCCCGGCGACGCTCGGCGGCGCCGCGACCGTGGGCGCGCCGGTCGTGGCGATCGGCAATCCGCTGGGCCTGGCCTACAGCGTCTCCACCGGCGTCGTGTCGGGCCTGAACCGGACCGCCGACCGAACCGCCGAAGACGGCGACCTGAACGGGCTCATCCAGTTCGACGCCTCTGTGAACCCGGGCAGTTCCGGCGGTCCCCTCCTGGACGCTCGCGGCCTGGTCATCGGGATCGTCGTCTCGATCGCCGACCCGGGAGGCGACGAGGCGTTCGCCGGCATCGCGTTCGCGGTGCCGATCGGTGCGGCCCTGGGCGGCAGTGATGGCGACGGGCCGCCGGGCGACGGGCCCCAGATCTGA
- a CDS encoding AAA family ATPase, giving the protein MTSTKSSESAHPLEHVLFEVKRTIVGQDVLLERMAVALVADGHLLVEGVPGLAKTLAVRSLAAAIAGSFQRVQFTPDLVPADLVGTRVYHQHSGEFRTELGPVFANLLLADEINRAPAKVQSALLEVMQEHQVTIGRETFRVPEPFLVMATENPIESEGTYPLPEAQVDRFMMKVVVDYPTQAEEQAIVARALRPPEPPQPMVTAEDLIAMRARAQQVYVDPAIVDYAVRLVAVTRSPATAGLGELERYVTYGASPRASIALVTGARALAFLRGRDYVLPHDLSELALDVLRHRLVLSYEALADDVDADTIITRVLGAVRAPDVVLQNR; this is encoded by the coding sequence ATGACCTCGACCAAGTCCTCCGAGTCGGCCCATCCGCTCGAACATGTGCTGTTCGAGGTCAAACGCACGATCGTCGGGCAGGACGTCCTGCTGGAGCGCATGGCCGTCGCGTTGGTCGCCGACGGCCACCTGCTCGTCGAGGGCGTGCCGGGCCTGGCCAAGACGCTCGCGGTGAGGTCGCTGGCCGCCGCGATCGCCGGGAGTTTCCAGCGCGTCCAGTTCACCCCCGACCTGGTGCCGGCCGACCTGGTGGGCACGCGGGTCTACCACCAGCACTCCGGGGAGTTCAGAACCGAGCTCGGCCCGGTGTTCGCGAACCTGCTGCTGGCCGACGAGATCAACCGCGCCCCCGCCAAGGTGCAGAGCGCCCTGCTGGAAGTGATGCAGGAGCATCAGGTGACGATCGGCCGTGAGACGTTCCGGGTGCCCGAGCCGTTCCTGGTCATGGCGACGGAGAACCCGATCGAGTCGGAGGGCACCTATCCGCTGCCCGAAGCGCAGGTCGACCGTTTCATGATGAAGGTGGTCGTCGACTATCCGACGCAGGCCGAAGAGCAGGCGATCGTCGCACGAGCGCTGCGTCCGCCCGAGCCGCCGCAGCCGATGGTGACGGCCGAGGACCTGATCGCGATGCGGGCCCGCGCCCAGCAGGTGTACGTCGATCCGGCGATCGTCGACTACGCGGTACGGCTGGTCGCCGTGACGCGTTCCCCTGCGACGGCCGGGCTCGGCGAGCTGGAACGGTATGTCACCTACGGGGCGAGCCCGCGGGCGTCCATCGCGCTCGTCACGGGCGCCCGGGCGCTGGCGTTCCTGCGCGGCCGCGACTACGTCCTGCCGCACGACCTGTCCGAGCTCGCGCTCGACGTGCTGCGCCACCGCCTCGTGCTGTCCTACGAGGCCCTCGCGGACGACGTCGACGCCGACACGATCATCACCAGGGTGCTCGGGGCCGTCCGGGCGCCCGACGTCGTCCTGCAGAACCGCTGA
- a CDS encoding DUF58 domain-containing protein has translation MATAPERLLLRLEWKVVRRLDGRLQGAHRTAHRGSGIDFTGLRAYGDGDDARHIDWNVTARLDEPYLRMFTEDRELTVWLVLDRSASMAAGRPGRGKHDVLAELALVLARLFGRGGNRVGALLFDTGTPRVVPPGTSRRHALRIGAELERTAKARGGTTTDLAEMLDAAGRLARRRALIVVLSDFIGDGDWERSLQRLARRHEVVALRIVDTADDVLPEAGLIVVEDAETGEQLVVDSADPLLQVRFRAAVDARDARLKAGMRRAGVPVHRIDTDRDLAEALVEVVARTRDRSP, from the coding sequence ATGGCCACCGCCCCCGAGAGGCTCCTGCTCCGCCTGGAGTGGAAGGTCGTCCGCAGGCTCGACGGCCGGCTCCAGGGCGCCCACCGCACCGCGCACCGCGGCTCCGGGATCGACTTCACCGGGTTACGCGCCTACGGCGACGGCGACGACGCCCGGCACATCGACTGGAACGTGACCGCACGGCTGGACGAGCCGTACCTGCGAATGTTCACCGAGGACCGCGAGCTGACGGTGTGGCTCGTCCTCGACCGGTCGGCGTCGATGGCGGCCGGCCGACCGGGGCGCGGCAAGCACGACGTACTCGCCGAGCTCGCGCTCGTCCTCGCTCGGCTGTTCGGCCGGGGCGGCAACCGCGTCGGCGCCCTGCTGTTCGACACCGGGACGCCGCGCGTCGTGCCGCCCGGCACCTCCCGGCGGCACGCGCTGCGGATCGGCGCCGAGCTGGAACGCACCGCCAAGGCGCGCGGCGGCACCACCACCGACCTGGCGGAGATGCTCGACGCGGCCGGACGGCTCGCGCGCCGCCGCGCACTCATCGTCGTGCTGTCGGACTTCATCGGCGACGGCGACTGGGAGCGCTCGCTCCAGCGCCTGGCCCGGCGGCACGAGGTGGTCGCCTTGCGGATCGTGGACACGGCCGACGACGTGCTGCCCGAAGCCGGGCTGATCGTGGTCGAGGACGCCGAGACCGGCGAGCAGCTCGTCGTCGACTCCGCCGACCCGTTGTTGCAGGTCCGCTTCCGTGCCGCCGTCGACGCCCGCGACGCCCGGCTCAAGGCGGGCATGCGCCGGGCCGGGGTGCCCGTCCACCGCATCGACACCGACCGCGATCTGGCCGAGGCGCTCGTCGAGGTCGTCGCCCGGACCCGGGACCGGTCGCCATGA
- a CDS encoding VWA domain-containing protein: MTLSSSLLLVVGLLVTAALAWAAVVSARRRTAALTAAGVAVPGGRRAYLGIGLTIAGVGVLAIATAGPAAMVPVPRTAGTVILAIDVSNSMGADDVAPTRLAAAQRAARAFVAAQPDSVDIGVVAFERGALTTARPDADHSVALKAIDRLKITGGTSLGTAVTASLSAITGRQVAVGRDGTAPDIGYWPSATIVMFSDGQNQGADVEQAAAVAQRAGVHIHTVGVGTTAGATVQVDGYRLQTSLEEDTLTLIAQTTGGAYHPASDAARLDGIADTIDLRLTVSDEPLPLAGGLIGLALALLTAGAALTVLRSGRVI; encoded by the coding sequence ATGACCCTGTCCTCCTCGCTCCTCCTGGTCGTCGGGCTGCTCGTCACGGCGGCGCTCGCCTGGGCGGCCGTCGTCTCGGCGCGCCGCCGGACGGCCGCCCTCACCGCGGCCGGGGTCGCCGTGCCGGGCGGCCGCCGGGCGTATCTCGGAATCGGTCTGACGATCGCCGGCGTCGGGGTGCTCGCGATCGCCACCGCCGGACCGGCGGCCATGGTGCCGGTCCCGCGGACCGCGGGCACCGTCATCCTCGCCATCGACGTCTCCAACAGCATGGGTGCCGACGACGTCGCGCCCACCCGGCTGGCGGCCGCGCAGCGGGCGGCCCGCGCGTTCGTGGCGGCGCAGCCCGACAGCGTCGACATCGGGGTCGTCGCGTTCGAGCGAGGTGCGCTCACCACCGCACGGCCCGACGCCGACCACTCCGTCGCGCTCAAGGCCATCGACCGGCTGAAGATCACCGGCGGCACCTCGCTGGGGACGGCCGTCACGGCCTCCCTGTCGGCGATCACCGGCAGGCAGGTGGCCGTCGGCCGCGACGGCACCGCGCCCGACATCGGCTACTGGCCGTCGGCGACGATCGTGATGTTCTCCGACGGCCAGAACCAGGGCGCGGACGTCGAACAGGCCGCCGCCGTGGCCCAGAGGGCGGGCGTCCACATCCACACCGTCGGGGTCGGCACCACGGCCGGGGCGACGGTGCAGGTCGACGGCTACCGTCTGCAGACCTCGCTTGAGGAGGACACCCTCACCTTGATCGCGCAGACCACCGGCGGCGCCTACCACCCTGCCTCCGACGCTGCGCGGCTCGACGGGATCGCCGACACGATCGACCTGCGGCTCACCGTCTCCGACGAACCGCTGCCCCTCGCCGGCGGGCTGATCGGGCTCGCCCTCGCCCTGCTCACCGCGGGCGCGGCGCTCACCGTGCTCCGGTCTGGACGGGTGATCTGA
- a CDS encoding VWA domain-containing protein — protein sequence MSFSWPWALLSILVIPLVFAIREWARRRRRRAAVRVTSIALVRSALPGRTRWTRKIPAALFIAGLALLAVGAARPQASVPVPQTSATILLALDTSGSMCSTDVDPNRITTAKKAAAEFIESQRGGPRIGLVTFAGTAGLLVPPTDDTDSLIEALDDLAVSHGTAIGQAVLTSIDAIAEVDPSVAATGANPAGGGSGYAGAAIVVLTDGANTQGVDPQIAAREAALRRVRVFTIGFGTTNPAPMVCDNSQFDGRGFSGWGGFGGRGGFDRGRNPRTIDEPALKRIAQTTGGSYHRAENADQLQSALDALPGSFTVLRRQVDTAAAFAAGGGILITAALSLSLWWNRPRAPTR from the coding sequence ATGTCGTTCTCATGGCCGTGGGCACTGCTGTCCATCCTGGTCATCCCGCTGGTCTTCGCCATCCGCGAGTGGGCGCGGCGGCGCCGCCGGCGGGCCGCCGTGCGCGTCACCTCGATCGCGCTCGTACGCAGCGCCCTGCCCGGCCGTACGCGCTGGACGCGGAAGATCCCCGCGGCACTGTTCATCGCCGGACTCGCGCTGCTCGCGGTCGGGGCCGCGCGACCGCAGGCGTCGGTCCCGGTGCCGCAGACGTCGGCGACGATCCTGCTCGCGCTCGACACCTCCGGCTCCATGTGCTCGACGGACGTCGATCCCAACCGCATCACCACCGCGAAGAAAGCCGCCGCCGAATTCATCGAGTCGCAGCGGGGCGGGCCGCGTATCGGCCTGGTCACCTTCGCGGGCACCGCGGGTCTGCTCGTCCCACCCACCGACGACACCGACTCGCTGATCGAGGCGCTGGACGACCTCGCCGTGTCCCACGGCACCGCGATCGGGCAGGCCGTACTCACCTCGATCGACGCGATCGCGGAGGTCGACCCGTCGGTCGCCGCGACCGGGGCGAACCCCGCCGGTGGCGGTTCAGGCTACGCCGGGGCCGCGATCGTCGTGCTCACCGACGGCGCCAACACCCAGGGCGTCGATCCGCAGATCGCCGCCCGGGAGGCGGCCCTGCGCCGCGTCCGCGTCTTCACCATCGGCTTCGGCACCACGAATCCGGCCCCGATGGTCTGCGACAACTCACAGTTCGACGGCCGCGGCTTCAGCGGCTGGGGTGGCTTCGGCGGCCGCGGCGGATTCGACAGGGGCCGCAACCCCCGCACCATCGACGAGCCCGCGCTCAAACGGATAGCCCAGACCACCGGCGGCTCCTACCACCGCGCCGAGAACGCCGATCAGCTCCAGAGCGCCCTCGACGCCCTCCCCGGCAGCTTCACCGTCCTCCGCCGACAGGTCGACACAGCCGCCGCCTTCGCCGCCGGCGGCGGCATCCTGATCACCGCGGCCCTGTCCCTCTCCCTCTGGTGGAATCGCCCCCGGGCCCCGACCCGCTGA
- a CDS encoding saccharopine dehydrogenase family protein, which yields MQSGRNVAVYGAYGHTGRFVVAELRERGYVPLLLGRDQDKLVALVEAHPGLEARQASVDDPASLDRALNGATAVINCAGPFASTAGPLVEAALRAGIPYVDVAAEIEANVDTFAHFGERARAAGTVVVPAMAFYGGLGDLLVATAMGDWTAADEAHIAYGLSSWHPTDGTLASGTVSGQRRGGRRVRFTGGRLEYHDDALPTLEWPFPAPLGPQSVIGEFTMADVVTVPSHLDIPEVRTYMTAKAAADLAAPDASAPTAVDERGRSAQTFVVDVLVRSGGTERRVSAAGQDIYAISAPLAVEAVDRILTGRTRTTGVASAGAAFDAPDFLRALSAYLSLHAPLDTRG from the coding sequence ATGCAATCAGGTCGGAACGTGGCGGTGTACGGCGCCTACGGGCACACCGGACGGTTCGTGGTCGCGGAGTTGCGCGAGCGCGGATACGTCCCGCTACTCCTCGGCCGCGACCAGGACAAGCTGGTGGCACTGGTGGAGGCCCACCCCGGACTTGAGGCGCGGCAGGCGTCGGTCGACGACCCGGCCTCGCTCGACCGCGCGTTGAACGGCGCGACCGCCGTGATCAACTGCGCCGGACCCTTCGCCTCGACCGCCGGCCCGCTGGTCGAGGCGGCGCTGCGCGCCGGCATTCCGTATGTCGACGTGGCGGCCGAGATCGAGGCGAACGTCGACACGTTCGCGCACTTCGGGGAGCGCGCCCGCGCCGCGGGCACCGTGGTGGTCCCGGCGATGGCCTTCTACGGCGGCCTCGGCGACCTGTTGGTCGCCACCGCGATGGGTGACTGGACGGCGGCGGACGAGGCACACATCGCCTACGGCCTGAGCAGTTGGCACCCCACCGACGGAACGCTCGCTTCGGGCACGGTCTCGGGGCAGCGACGAGGTGGCCGCCGGGTCCGCTTCACCGGCGGACGGCTGGAGTACCACGATGACGCTCTGCCGACCCTGGAGTGGCCGTTCCCGGCTCCGCTCGGCCCCCAGAGCGTCATCGGAGAGTTCACCATGGCCGACGTCGTCACCGTTCCCAGCCACCTGGACATCCCGGAGGTGCGCACCTATATGACCGCCAAGGCGGCCGCGGACCTGGCCGCTCCTGACGCCTCGGCACCGACCGCCGTCGACGAGCGCGGCCGCTCCGCGCAGACCTTCGTCGTCGACGTCCTCGTCCGCTCGGGCGGCACGGAACGCCGCGTGTCCGCCGCCGGTCAGGACATCTACGCCATCAGCGCGCCGCTCGCGGTGGAGGCCGTCGACCGCATCCTCACCGGCCGGACCAGGACCACCGGCGTGGCCTCTGCGGGCGCGGCCTTCGACGCCCCGGATTTCCTCCGCGCCCTGTCCGCGTACCTCTCGCTGCACGCCCCGCTCGATACACGCGGCTGA